A portion of the Juglans microcarpa x Juglans regia isolate MS1-56 chromosome 1D, Jm3101_v1.0, whole genome shotgun sequence genome contains these proteins:
- the LOC121253992 gene encoding scarecrow-like protein 32, with protein MQFTEAPPQSLHQMTPFSNSTMNKSQFHRTRPWPGFPTSKSLRSFGDANCMEQLLVHCANAIESNDATLAQQILWVLNNIATPDGDSNQRLTCGFLRALIARAAKTGSCKMLAAMANAHSNIAIDTHKFSIIELASFVDLTPWHRFGFTAANAAILEAVEGYSIIHIVDLSLTHCMQIPTLIDAIANRHEVPPLVKLTVATAMEDVPPKLDLSYEELGSKLVNFARSKNVMMEFRVSPSSYKDGFATLIEQLRVQHLVYPESGEALVINCQMMLHYIPEETVNVAIPSANSNPYDFECSSTTSSFRTMFLKSLRSLDPTIVVLVDEDADLTSNDVVSRLRSAFNYLWIPYDSMDTFLPTGSKQRQWYEANICWKIENVIANEGFHRVERPETRSQWVQRMRNADFRGISFGEDAVSEVKAMLDEHAAGWGLKKEEDNLVLTWKGHNVVFATAWLPAA; from the coding sequence aTGCAATTCACTGAGGCTCCACCACAATCCTTACACCAAATGACTCCATTTTCCAATTCCACCATGAACAAAAGCCAATTTCATAGAACTCGGCCATGGCCTGGATTTCCCACATCAAAGTCCTTGAGGAGTTTCGGTGATGCCAATTGCATGGAGCAACTACTAGTACACTGCGCCAATGCAATTGAAAGCAACGATGCCACTCTAGCCCAACAAATCCTATGGGTCTTAAACAACATAGCAACCCCAGATGGGGACTCAAATCAGCGCCTTACTTGCGGCTTCCTCCGAGCTCTTATTGCACGCGCAGCCAAAACTGGAAGTTGCAAAATGCTGGCAGCCATGGCCAACGCTCATAGCAATATTGCTATAGACACGCACAAGTTCTCAATCATTGAGCTTGCTAGCTTTGTGGACTTGACCCCTTGGCATCGGTTTGGATTCACAGCAGCCAACGCAGCAATTTTAGAAGCCGTTGAAGGGTACTCAATCATTCACATCGTTGATTTAAGCTTGACGCATTGCATGCAGATTCCTACACTGATTGATGCTATAGCTAATCGTCACGAGGTCCCTCCTCTAGTCAAGCTCACCGTAGCTACAGCCATGGAAGACGTCCCACCAAAGCTCGACCTTTCGTATGAGGAATTGGGCTCAAAGTTGGTTAATTTCGCAAGGTCCAAGAATGTTATGATGGAGTTTAGAGTGAGTCCTTCAAGTTACAAAGACGGTTTTGCCACCTTGATCGAACAACTTCGGGTTCAACATTTAGTATACCCCGAAAGCGGTGAGGCACTAGTTATTAACTGCCAAATGATGCTTCATTACATCCCAGAAGAAACCGTTAACGTTGCAATTCCTAGTGCAAACTCTAACCCTTATGATTTTGAATGTTCCTCCACCACTTCCTCTTTTCGGACAATGTTTCTCAAATCGCTTCGGAGTTTAGACCCAACCATTGTAGTTCTAGTAGACGAAGATGCGGATTTGACATCAAATGATGTGGTGTCTAGGCTAAGGTCAGCGTTTAATTATCTATGGATACCATATGATAGTATGGATACATTTCTTCCTACGGGAAGTAAGCAGAGGCAGTGGTACGAAGCAAATATTTGCTGGAAGATTGAGAATGTGATAGCAAATGAGGGTTTTCACAGGGTTGAGCGGCCTGAAACTAGAAGCCAGTGGGTGCAACGAATGAGAAATGCCGATTTTCGTGGCATCTCTTTTGGGGAGGATGCAGTGTCGGAGGTAAAAGCCATGCTAGACGAGCATGCAGCCGGGTGGGgattgaagaaggaagaagacaaTCTTGTTCTTACATGGAAAGGACATAATGTTGTGTTTGCCACTGCTTGGTTGCCTGCAGCTTGA